The Malus sylvestris chromosome 14, drMalSylv7.2, whole genome shotgun sequence genome segment TGAGAGGGTTAGCCATTTGGCATGAAAGCCTCATCACTTCGGACAGGTCTACCTTGGCATCAAGATCTGACTTAAACCACTCAAACTCATGTAACAACAACCCGACCCAGTAGTTGACTGTACTCAACCCTAATGTCTTCCCCGGGCAGCTCCTCCTGCCCGACCCAAACGGTGCCAACCTCAAGTCAGACCCGAACACAGAGAACTGCAAGTCAGCTTTCTTCTTAGTAGATACAAATCTCTCTGGCCGAAACTCCAGTGGATCCGACCACACTTTTGGTTCCCTTGTTATGGCCCACATATTCACCATTGCTGTGGTCCCTGCTGGCACGTAATAGCCATCCACTACAGTATCTGTGATGGCTAAACGAGCCCATGATAGGAGTGGGCCCGGAGGATGCATTCTGAGCACTTCTTTGACCATTGCTTGCAGATAAGGCAAGGATTGAATGTCGGATTCCAGCAACGCCCTTGATTTTCCCACAACGCGGTCGAGCTCCTCATGAACCTTTGATTGTATATCATGATGCATCACCATCCTTGCAAGGATCCACTCTATCAGAACCGCTACAGTATCTGTTCCTCGGAATATCATCTCCTATAGTATGAATGTAACATTAACAAATTTAAAAGACCTCAATAATTTCTATTGAAAGTtgaagtaaaaaagaaaatgaaaaaaaaaagacctcaATAATTCATAATCGTGGTACTACTCTATTAGCTTGAGAAACATTAGGCAGTTATATTATAGGAActgttattaacactccaaaaatctcattctacactcctcacaaatgtatttttatttttaattatagaaagtttagagtgAAAAATGAGATTTGTAAAGTGcgaataacaattccctatattatatatataatacatctTTTTTACTTGAAAACAATATTCTATTttaatttacactaaaaaatattaAGAGTTTGTATGTGAAACACATTAAAAGAAAATATGTCATAACTACCGGAACAATCCACTATATATCTACTATCAAACATAAAGTTAGACAACAAATATGGAAGAATAAATTTTTATGTAGACGAGAATTTTTCGCTTACCCAAAGAACTGAAATCATATCATTGTCACACAGCTTATCAGCTCCATCAAGAGATAGAAGAACGTCGACAAAATCATTGTTATTAGGACCGGTTTGGGCTCTATGCTCTTGAATAATTCGGCTGACGAGCCGGTTCACTTGAGGAACGAGTTTGTTGCATCTAAACCGGATGCTCTGGAGGTCCAGACCGGCAAGCCAAGGCAGGTGATCAGACCAGTTCAAATTTCCCAACAGATCATAACCTTCATCAACAAGTCGATTCAGTTCCTCAGTCTCTTCATTTGACGAACTCAGCTCGTATTTACGTCCAAAAACCGAGCACATCATGCTGTTCAACGAAGCCTTCCTAAGCACGTCGCGGACAAGGAAGCTGTTGTTACAACTTGTCGAGATAAGGGACACCATTTGATCAGCAATCCTGGAACGGAGATACTCGGAAGTGGAGATTTGCTTCGGGCAGAAGAGATGGTTGGCAGCGATGCGGCGGAGGGTACGCCAGTAGCTTCCATAAGGAGCGAACCCGATTGCTCGGTTGAACATGAGACAGTAAGCCGACTCTTTTATAGGACGGTTGGCAAAGACGGAGCTGTTGAGGATTTCCTTAGCTACGTCGGGGTCGCATGTGACGATGGCGCGCGTCTCGCCTATGCTAAAAGCCATGAGCCTCTTTGCTCCATAAACCTCCGCCGCTTTTGTGAGTTTGTGGTGAGCTAGGTTTGTCATGAGGTTCATGCTTCCTATTATTGGAAATCCACGTGGCCCGGGAATCGGGTTGGAGTTGGTGATTTCATTTTTATTACAAGagtttcttttcctccatcGAAGTTTTCCCCATGCTGCGCCTCCGGGAGAAGATGCCCAGTAGAAGATGGCCGCGCTTAGCCAAGCTGCGGCCGTGCAGAGGAATGCAACGACGGCGGTTGTGGAGGTTAAGGCTTGGCATTTGGAGAAGATTGCCAAAACCCATAAGCTATCATCAATTTTTGTTTCCATGGAGGCAAGAGTGGAAGAGGAAGTGTTGGTTTCCTTTTTTGTGCTGAACTATGAAGTGGGGATTTTTGGGTTTATATAGAGTTTTGTGGTCACATGAAATAGCAGGGCTTGTAATACGATACtaaaaagagtaatgttattcatattatgtttttgtaccacattttaaTACCACCTTAagtggcatttgatgtggatagctacatcatttgaattaatcagatttttaaaattagttcattatttaataaactaataattaagaaaaattagttaattaaatgatgattatggTATACGagaagtctttctccttcatttccttgggttttacaaatttttcaaatgatatgACTGTCCACATCAGATGTCATCTAAGATGCTATAGAAGTgttatataaaaacatggtatgaataacattactcatttatattaaaaaaaggtaaCCGTTAATTTGGAACATCAAATTCCATATAACTGAAAACGGGAAGGAATATGGAAGTCATGGAACATTGGAAAGCTTG includes the following:
- the LOC126600655 gene encoding cytochrome P450 78A9-like — translated: METKIDDSLWVLAIFSKCQALTSTTAVVAFLCTAAAWLSAAIFYWASSPGGAAWGKLRWRKRNSCNKNEITNSNPIPGPRGFPIIGSMNLMTNLAHHKLTKAAEVYGAKRLMAFSIGETRAIVTCDPDVAKEILNSSVFANRPIKESAYCLMFNRAIGFAPYGSYWRTLRRIAANHLFCPKQISTSEYLRSRIADQMVSLISTSCNNSFLVRDVLRKASLNSMMCSVFGRKYELSSSNEETEELNRLVDEGYDLLGNLNWSDHLPWLAGLDLQSIRFRCNKLVPQVNRLVSRIIQEHRAQTGPNNNDFVDVLLSLDGADKLCDNDMISVLWEMIFRGTDTVAVLIEWILARMVMHHDIQSKVHEELDRVVGKSRALLESDIQSLPYLQAMVKEVLRMHPPGPLLSWARLAITDTVVDGYYVPAGTTAMVNMWAITREPKVWSDPLEFRPERFVSTKKKADLQFSVFGSDLRLAPFGSGRRSCPGKTLGLSTVNYWVGLLLHEFEWFKSDLDAKVDLSEVMRLSCQMANPLTIQVHNRRY